The genomic DNA CAGCCAGTGGCGATCCACGCCTCTCATGCGCCAGGCCTGCGAACTCATCCTCAACGGCCGCCTGGGCAAACTTCAGCGCATTGAATCCTTCGTCGCCCCCAATAACTTCACCGGTCCCGGCCCCGGCTGGAAGGAAATGCCTGTGCCGGAAGGATTCGATTACAATTTCTGGCTGGGGCCCGCCCCCACGGCCCCCTTCCACAAGGACCGCTGTTTCTACCGCTTCCGTTTCATCAAGGATTACAGCGGCGGCCAGACCACCAACTTCGGCCATCACTCCAACGGCGTGGTGCAATGGGCACTTGGGGACGGTCCCCTGCCCGTCGAGTTCGAGGATGCCGGCAGCGAATATCCCGAACCCGGCGACCTGTTCACGACCCCCACCAAGGTTTCCTTCCGCGCCCGGTACGCCAGCGGCGTGGAACTGTTCTGCCACACGGATAAACGCAGCTTTGGCGCCCGCTTCGAGGGCACCGATGGCTGGCTGGAACTCGGCACCCGGAAACTCGAAACCAGTCCGGCCATCCTCAAGGATTCCGTGATTGGCCCGGACGAAAAGCGGCTCTACATCAGCGAAAACCATTACCGCAACTTCCTCGACTGCGTGAAATCGCGCAAAGACGGCGCGGAACCGGTGGAAACCGGACACCGCGTCTCCGCCCTGTGCCACTTGGCCAACATCGCCATGCAGCTCAAGCGGAAATTCAAGTTCGACCCGAAGACCGAGCAAATCTTGGGCGACGCCGAGGCCGCAAGCCTGTTGAGCCGTCCCATGCGCGCGCCTTGGAAGTATTGAGGCGCCAAACCGGGGGACAGATAAAGCCGAGATCAAAAATCAAACCCGAAGGGTTTGCAGTCAGCCGCGCTCACTACAACGTGTGATCGCTGACGGTGCAGGTGGGCTTGTTGCTCAAAGTATTCAGCGTGTAGGTCCCGCCCAGAGGACAACTGAGCGGCCATGGAACGTATTTGTCGGTGCCGGCCAGATCGGTCATGGCCGGCGTATCCTTGGCGGTCTTGTGGTTTGCAAGCGCCCACTGTTCCTTGGCCCCATCGAGCTGGTGCAGATTACTGATGCATTGGCCTTTTCTGTGATCCGTGTGGTGTTCATTCAGGAACAGATCGGGACAATATAGGAGAACTACCAAACACGCTCCTGCCATCCCTGTCCAGTAGCCAATCTGCGCATGGGACCGGCCTTGCAGTAGTTCGGGGAGCCGGCGAATCCGGTAGTTTGCAACCGCCGCCAACACGACCGCCGCCAGACCGACCACAAAGGACAACATATCCAGCAGCACTGGCGACCATGACCCGTGCGGGCCAAGCCGAGCCAGGATAAATGAAACCCCAAGTAACAGGATACTGCCACCCCCCAGTATAAGGCTGGCGCGGGCTAGGCGGGAGACGCGGGAAGCGTTCGCGGGTACTGCTGGTTCGGTTTCTTTCATAGGTCCTATTCAGTAATTTCCCAAGGCTCCCCGTCAAGCGCCAATCTGGAAAAACGGGCTTCCCCCCAATCCACATAAAAAGAGCGCCGGTGAGGGCGCTCGGTGTTGAGATCGTCGGGGGATAATTCCCAAGGTTCTGTTACCCACTTGGAGGTGTCCAGCAAGTGACCTTCAATCTCCCTTTTACTCGTTCCGAACGACCTTTTACTCGCTTTTTACGACCTTTTACACGTTCTGAACGAGCTTTTTGACGTTCTGAACGAGCTTTAACTCGTTAATTATGAAATTTAACCCGTTCCGAACGACCTTTTACCTGTTCGGAACGGGAATTAATTGGCCCAAAACCACCTTTTCTCACTTTTTACGAGTTTTAACTCGTTCCGAACGTGTTTTAACTCGTTCCAAATGACCTTTTACTCGTTTTGAACGACCTTTTTCTAGTGTCCAGCCAGGGCTGGATGGCAAGGCAGCCGGGCCTGGCTGATCCGCCAGGAGACGATATACCCAGGGGCACTACGCTGATTGTGGATGACCTGCACAGGCTTTCCAGGGAAGATGGGGTGACTGCTCTATGGGGGTAACACCCCATAGCAAAAAGCCCGGGCGCGGCTTACTGTGTTCATTGTGATTGAAACCAAAACACCGTAATCAAAAGAAAAATGAAAATGAAAATAAAATCAAATTACTCGTTCGTGAGCTTAGCCGCCACGGGCAAAACGCTTAAAACACTTGCATGGATTTTTGCCCTCGGCACGTTGCCCATGGCCGCGCCGGCTGCGGAACCCGCCACCCATGATGATTTTCGAGCAATCCAACAATCGGTAGAGCTCATTGGCCTGGAGGTCAAGGATTCTCAGAACCAACCGCTGGGAAAAATCAAAGACCTCGCCCTGGACCTGGAAAATGGACGCATTGTTGAGGTGATCGTGGCCTCGGGCGGCTTTCTTGGCTGGGGGCAACGAATCGTCGCGGTGCCGCCTGGCGCATTTGAATTTGACGTGGCCGGTGAAACGGTCAGCCTCAACGTGTCCAAGGCGAAATTCCAGGCCGCGACTGCCTTCTCGCTGTCCAAGTGGGAGGAGCACTGCCAGAGCCCGCGCGTGGCAGCGGCTTATCGCTATTTCGGCCAGGAACCTTACTTTGCGGCGGACGGCAAGAACAGCCAGACGGGCAATACCGCCACCGAACCCCTGGGCTATTTCCAACGTTCCAGCGAGCTCATTGGCCTCCCTGTCAATAACGCGTCGGACAAGCGGCTGGGCACGGTAAACGCCTTCATGTTCGATCTTCGACAAGGATATGTCATCCACACCGTCGTCCAGGCTTCCGGAGTTTTCCCGACCAAGAGCATCATCCAAACCCGCGCGTTACGTTTCAATGCCACGCACGACGCGCTGTGTCTTGACATCTCCACCCAGGCTTTCCGCGACCGGCCTCGTTTTCAGTGGACCGAGAACCCAGGTTCTGGCGATTTTAAACAGGAAGCGTATGTAAACCGTAAAGTGGCGGCCAACCTTGGCACCAATACCAAGCAAAATGTGGACGAAGGCATTGTGAGTTCCTATATCCCGCTGGCGCAAGGCACCAGCTTTCGCGATGTGGACAAAACCCACCGCATTTACTCCGCCATGCAGGCGGATGCCAGCCTGTCAAAGAACGCCCAGAACGTGGAAGTCGGCACCCTTAACGGGCGAACCACCTTGCGTGGCCATGTCAACAGCGAAGCCGGCAAACGTGCTATTGGCGATATCGCGGAACAGGCTGGGAAACCGGAAAACGTGAGTAACCTGCTGGAAGTGCGACCGGTTCCCCTCACCTACAACGCGAACTAGGCCGATTGAAATTCCCACCTGATCAAAGGTGGCCTAAGATCAGGCATAGGAATATTCAAATCGAATGAACGGATGACGGGTTTTGGTGATAGCCAATCGGCTTGCCAAAACCCGTCTGCTTTGCGATTCCAGCAGCGAAAAAAACAGACAGAAGCTTACCGTAACGCGACCAGTGAAATCCTGCGCCGCTCTCCAGCCACGGCGACCAGAGCTAAAACCTAGCCCAGACCTGACCTGAAGCCCGGAAAATGTGGTGCTGAATGAGATTGCCTGGAAAGGTGATTATGGCCCAATCTGGGCTTGGTGAAACTTTATGAAAAGGTCAAGGCGTTCTTTGCCGGCAAAGCGGAACCCGAACATCTACGCACGGGTAAACGCGGCGAGCAGGCTGCCAAGAAATATCTGCAAGGGCAAGGGCTCAAGTTTCTCCTCGCAAATTTTCGATCCGGCAAGGGTGAAATTGACCTGATATTTCGGGAGGCTGACTGCCTTATCTTCGTTGAGGTAAAGACCCGTTCCTCCGAAGACTGGACTCGCCCGGCAGCGGCGGTGAACCTGGACAAGCGGCGCCTCGTCACACAGACAGCCCGTGATTATATGCGCAAATTGAAAGATCCGCGCGTGAAATACCGGTTCGATATCGTGGAGGTGTTGATGAAGGATGGCGCTGTGCGAGAGGTGCGCCATTTACCGGCCGCCTTCCATGCGCCCACTTGGCGGCGGAAGTAGCGGCCGACTACCAGCCCGGCCAATGGCTGACCGTGCATCCAGCCCGGTGTCTCCCGATAGCGTGCGGGGCAGATCATGCAGTGTTTTTCAAGGGGGCGCTTTTTGCGCCGGGCGCGTTGCCATGGTCGTTTTACGAATCCCGCCTTGCGTCATGACCCCACTTATGGCATCTTCGAGCCAGTGTAACGCCTGTAAATGCTTATGAAAAAGATAACGCTTAGT from Verrucomicrobiota bacterium includes the following:
- a CDS encoding Gfo/Idh/MocA family oxidoreductase, giving the protein TPDHWHAVQTIMAARAGKDIYCQKPLGLTVRDGQEMIAAVRQHKRILQTGSQWRSTPLMRQACELILNGRLGKLQRIESFVAPNNFTGPGPGWKEMPVPEGFDYNFWLGPAPTAPFHKDRCFYRFRFIKDYSGGQTTNFGHHSNGVVQWALGDGPLPVEFEDAGSEYPEPGDLFTTPTKVSFRARYASGVELFCHTDKRSFGARFEGTDGWLELGTRKLETSPAILKDSVIGPDEKRLYISENHYRNFLDCVKSRKDGAEPVETGHRVSALCHLANIAMQLKRKFKFDPKTEQILGDAEAASLLSRPMRAPWKY
- a CDS encoding PRC-barrel domain-containing protein, with the translated sequence MKIKSNYSFVSLAATGKTLKTLAWIFALGTLPMAAPAAEPATHDDFRAIQQSVELIGLEVKDSQNQPLGKIKDLALDLENGRIVEVIVASGGFLGWGQRIVAVPPGAFEFDVAGETVSLNVSKAKFQAATAFSLSKWEEHCQSPRVAAAYRYFGQEPYFAADGKNSQTGNTATEPLGYFQRSSELIGLPVNNASDKRLGTVNAFMFDLRQGYVIHTVVQASGVFPTKSIIQTRALRFNATHDALCLDISTQAFRDRPRFQWTENPGSGDFKQEAYVNRKVAANLGTNTKQNVDEGIVSSYIPLAQGTSFRDVDKTHRIYSAMQADASLSKNAQNVEVGTLNGRTTLRGHVNSEAGKRAIGDIAEQAGKPENVSNLLEVRPVPLTYNAN
- a CDS encoding YraN family protein, whose translation is MKLYEKVKAFFAGKAEPEHLRTGKRGEQAAKKYLQGQGLKFLLANFRSGKGEIDLIFREADCLIFVEVKTRSSEDWTRPAAAVNLDKRRLVTQTARDYMRKLKDPRVKYRFDIVEVLMKDGAVREVRHLPAAFHAPTWRRK